A single Streptomyces sp. Edi2 DNA region contains:
- a CDS encoding DUF6421 family protein, translating to MTEILSPVGVREATTAAESVVAHPAWPVLKDAVETIRPWQSKDGSIDLAAEGAPTAEAVRAEVDKMAAAVGELAPLLPHNAAYHQALVADLRRWADGGFGVPDFLDSLLAFQPAKQRADGLQHLVLFPMYTQNGNPDRNFEAVVLRMVWPDWLAELERTRYDNALFCGITFEDFTAGYDTHSAVLFPETIAVREAPERFSWGGIFCDREAARFRRVSEAAIETLGVELPADIREMLADQERCQEAFVLWDMVHDRTHSHGDLPFDPFMIKQRQPFWMYGLEELRCDLTAFKEAVKLEAEGYSQARDVQFAVIFDRMFRFPVTGDRVRNYDGLGGQLLFAYLHKHDVVRWTDNTLHIDWERAPKVTNQLCGEIEKLYRDGIDRPKLVHWFAAYDLVSTYLAPHPGSVWAKGPDALDLDQPPRKLVDDVLPDEFPLSMFYEALAKKLRTVIASTKGITAHSDELAAA from the coding sequence ATGACGGAAATTCTTTCGCCTGTGGGTGTCCGTGAGGCCACCACGGCCGCGGAGAGCGTGGTCGCGCACCCGGCGTGGCCCGTGCTCAAGGACGCGGTCGAGACCATCCGTCCCTGGCAGTCCAAGGACGGCTCCATAGACCTGGCGGCGGAGGGCGCGCCCACCGCCGAGGCCGTCCGCGCCGAGGTCGACAAGATGGCCGCGGCCGTCGGGGAACTCGCCCCGCTGCTGCCGCACAACGCCGCCTACCACCAGGCCCTCGTCGCCGACCTGCGCCGCTGGGCCGACGGCGGCTTCGGGGTGCCGGACTTCCTGGACTCCCTCCTGGCCTTCCAGCCCGCCAAGCAGCGCGCCGACGGCCTCCAGCACCTCGTGCTGTTCCCCATGTACACCCAGAACGGCAACCCGGACCGCAACTTCGAGGCCGTCGTCCTGCGCATGGTCTGGCCGGACTGGCTCGCCGAGCTGGAGCGCACCCGCTACGACAACGCCCTCTTCTGCGGCATCACCTTCGAGGACTTCACGGCCGGCTACGACACCCACTCCGCGGTGCTCTTCCCGGAGACCATCGCCGTGCGCGAGGCCCCCGAGCGGTTCAGCTGGGGCGGTATCTTCTGCGACCGCGAGGCCGCCCGCTTCCGCCGGGTCAGCGAGGCCGCCATCGAGACGCTGGGCGTCGAACTCCCCGCGGACATCCGCGAGATGCTGGCCGACCAGGAGCGCTGCCAGGAGGCGTTCGTCCTGTGGGACATGGTGCACGACCGCACCCACAGCCACGGTGACCTGCCGTTCGACCCGTTCATGATCAAGCAGCGCCAGCCGTTCTGGATGTACGGCCTGGAGGAGCTGCGCTGCGACCTCACCGCCTTCAAGGAGGCCGTGAAGCTGGAGGCCGAGGGGTACTCCCAGGCCCGCGACGTGCAGTTCGCAGTGATCTTCGACCGGATGTTCCGGTTCCCCGTCACCGGCGACCGGGTCCGCAACTACGACGGCCTCGGTGGCCAGCTGCTCTTCGCGTACCTGCACAAGCACGACGTCGTACGCTGGACGGACAACACACTGCACATCGACTGGGAGCGGGCGCCCAAGGTCACCAACCAGCTGTGCGGCGAGATCGAAAAGCTCTACCGCGACGGCATCGACCGGCCCAAGCTGGTCCACTGGTTCGCCGCGTACGACCTCGTCTCGACCTACCTCGCACCGCACCCGGGCTCGGTCTGGGCCAAGGGCCCCGACGCTCTCGACCTCGACCAGCCGCCGCGCAAACTCGTGGACGACGTGCTCCCCGACGAGTTCCCGCTGAGCATGTTCTACGAGGCGCTCGCCAAGAAGCTGCGCACTGTGATCGCATCCACCAAGGGCATCACGGCCCACAGCGATGAATTGGCGGCGGCATGA
- a CDS encoding glycerophosphodiester phosphodiesterase family protein — protein sequence MSFLTIGHRGMMGVEPENTLRSFVRAEHEGLDVIELDLHLSKDGALVVMHDADVDRTTDGAGPIAERTLAELRELDAGRGERIPVFEEVVDAVKAPLQAEIKDVAAAQALAEVMRSRDLVGRVDVISFHDEALAAIRTLLPGVRTALVGSRYGADVVDRAQAVGATMLSLNIRRLTLELVERAHAAHLEVVGWTVNTHDQLRLARGLGLDGVVTDQPEIRRAVRFTA from the coding sequence TTGTCCTTTCTCACCATCGGACACCGCGGGATGATGGGCGTGGAGCCGGAGAACACCCTGCGGTCCTTCGTGCGCGCCGAGCACGAAGGCCTCGATGTCATCGAACTCGATCTGCATCTGAGCAAGGACGGCGCGCTCGTGGTGATGCACGACGCGGATGTGGACCGGACCACCGACGGCGCCGGCCCGATCGCCGAGCGCACCCTCGCCGAACTCCGCGAACTCGATGCCGGCCGGGGCGAGCGGATCCCCGTCTTCGAGGAGGTCGTCGACGCGGTCAAGGCGCCGTTGCAGGCCGAGATCAAGGACGTGGCGGCCGCGCAGGCGCTGGCCGAGGTGATGCGGTCGCGCGATCTGGTCGGCCGGGTCGACGTGATCTCCTTCCACGACGAGGCGCTGGCCGCGATCCGGACCCTGCTGCCCGGCGTACGGACCGCGCTGGTCGGCAGCCGGTACGGCGCGGACGTGGTCGACCGTGCGCAGGCCGTCGGCGCGACGATGCTCTCGCTGAACATCCGCCGGCTCACCCTGGAGCTGGTCGAGCGGGCGCATGCCGCGCATCTGGAGGTCGTGGGCTGGACGGTCAACACGCATGATCAGCTGCGCCTCGCGCGCGGGCTCGGTCTGGACGGTGTGGTGACCGACCAGCCGGAGATCCGGCGGGCGGTCCGCTTCACGGCGTGA
- a CDS encoding ABC transporter substrate-binding protein yields the protein MRLANRPLRLATCATVALLAAAVGCAPQDESPGGPRAAGQGKQSCDRGKLATVADGKLTVGTDKPAYAPWFQDDDPASGTGFESAVTYAVARQLGYGKDAVRWQTVPFANAFAPGQKKFDFDVNQVSISPARKRAVAFSSGYYDVRQAVTALKGSRAAHAKSIAALRHLKLGAQVGSTSLDVINDTIRPDQPPAVFQKNDLTKSALKNGQVDAILTDLPTAFYITSAEVKDAEVVGQFAATGADEEQFGLVLDKESRITGCVTAAVDALRKNGTLAALEKKWLSDAVSVPVLK from the coding sequence ATGCGCCTCGCCAACCGCCCTCTCCGCCTTGCCACTTGCGCCACCGTCGCGCTGCTCGCCGCGGCCGTCGGCTGTGCCCCGCAGGACGAGTCCCCCGGCGGCCCGCGGGCCGCCGGGCAGGGCAAACAGAGCTGTGACCGCGGCAAGCTGGCCACCGTGGCGGACGGCAAGCTCACGGTCGGCACCGACAAGCCCGCCTACGCACCCTGGTTCCAGGACGACGACCCGGCCAGTGGCACGGGCTTCGAATCGGCCGTCACCTATGCCGTCGCCCGCCAACTGGGCTACGGCAAGGACGCGGTGCGCTGGCAGACCGTGCCGTTCGCCAACGCCTTCGCGCCCGGCCAGAAGAAGTTCGACTTCGACGTCAACCAGGTCTCCATCAGCCCCGCACGCAAACGGGCCGTCGCCTTCTCCTCGGGCTACTACGACGTGCGCCAGGCGGTCACCGCCCTCAAGGGCTCCCGGGCCGCGCATGCCAAGAGCATCGCCGCCCTGCGTCACCTCAAGCTGGGCGCGCAGGTCGGCAGCACCAGCCTGGACGTCATCAACGACACCATCCGGCCGGATCAGCCGCCCGCCGTGTTCCAGAAGAACGACCTCACCAAGTCCGCGCTGAAGAACGGCCAGGTGGACGCGATCCTCACCGATCTGCCGACGGCCTTCTACATCACCTCGGCGGAGGTGAAGGACGCCGAGGTCGTCGGGCAGTTCGCGGCCACCGGCGCCGACGAGGAGCAGTTCGGCCTGGTCCTGGACAAGGAGAGCCGGATCACCGGGTGTGTGACGGCCGCGGTGGATGCGCTGCGCAAGAACGGCACCCTCGCCGCGCTGGAGAAGAAGTGGCTGAGCGACGCCGTATCCGTCCCGGTGCTCAAATGA
- a CDS encoding amino acid ABC transporter permease, whose product MTYGEGVSKLRTARDGADGGPVDRADDGYVPSKRRIERERFRRARTRRATTVAALSTLVTAAVLYLVITRSPGWPRTRETFFSAEYAAKALPKVLEGLLLNLRLLVVCGAAVLVLGLLLAVARTLRGPVFFPLRALAAAYTDFFRGLPLIICLLMVVFGVPALRLQGVTTDPVLLGGSALVLTYSAYVAEVFRAGIESVHPSQRAAARSLGLSSGQALRFVVLPQAVRRVVPPLLNDLVSLQKDTGLVSIAGAVDAVYAAQIIAGRDFNFTPYVVAGLVFVALTIPMTRGTDWITARMDRRRAQGGLV is encoded by the coding sequence ATGACGTACGGAGAAGGCGTGTCGAAACTCCGAACGGCACGGGACGGAGCCGATGGCGGGCCCGTTGACCGGGCCGATGACGGGTACGTGCCCTCGAAGCGGCGGATCGAGCGGGAGCGCTTCCGGCGGGCCAGGACCCGGCGCGCCACCACCGTGGCCGCGCTGAGCACTCTGGTCACCGCCGCCGTCCTCTACCTCGTCATCACCCGCTCCCCCGGCTGGCCGCGGACCCGGGAGACATTCTTCAGCGCCGAGTACGCCGCCAAGGCGCTGCCGAAGGTGCTGGAGGGGCTGCTGTTGAATCTGCGGCTGCTGGTGGTGTGCGGGGCGGCGGTGCTGGTGCTCGGGCTGCTGCTGGCGGTGGCCCGGACGCTGCGGGGCCCGGTGTTCTTCCCCCTGCGCGCCCTGGCCGCCGCGTACACCGACTTCTTCCGCGGCCTGCCGCTGATCATCTGTCTGCTGATGGTGGTCTTCGGAGTGCCGGCGCTGCGGCTGCAGGGCGTGACCACCGATCCCGTGCTGCTCGGCGGCTCCGCGCTGGTGCTGACGTACTCGGCCTATGTCGCCGAGGTCTTCCGGGCGGGCATCGAATCGGTGCACCCCTCACAGCGGGCCGCGGCCCGGTCGCTGGGCCTGTCCAGCGGCCAGGCGCTGCGCTTCGTGGTGCTGCCGCAGGCGGTACGGCGGGTGGTGCCGCCGCTGCTGAACGATCTGGTCTCGCTGCAGAAGGACACCGGTCTGGTGTCCATCGCGGGTGCGGTGGATGCCGTCTACGCGGCGCAGATCATCGCCGGCAGGGACTTCAACTTCACGCCGTATGTCGTGGCCGGGCTCGTTTTCGTGGCGCTGACGATCCCCATGACGCGGGGCACGGACTGGATCACGGCCCGCATGG